A window from Musa acuminata AAA Group cultivar baxijiao chromosome BXJ3-10, Cavendish_Baxijiao_AAA, whole genome shotgun sequence encodes these proteins:
- the LOC104000449 gene encoding uncharacterized protein LOC104000449 isoform X2, which yields MAVATQTFKGNLKKALAGLRRIDLDGLRWRVFDAKGQVLGRLASQIATVIQGKDKPTYSPHQEDGDMCIVLNAKDVSVTGRKMTDKFYRWHTGYIGHLRERSLKDQLVKDPTEVVRKAVLRMLPRNKLRDGSFRTVTASSGYLREANIHLSIVLWNLT from the exons ATGGCAGTTGCAACTCAGACATTTAAGGGAAACTTGAAG AAAGCACTGGCTGGACTGAGGAGAATCGATTTAGACGGTTTACGTTGGCGAGTATTTGATGCAAAAGGCCAG GTCCTTGGAAGATTGGCATCTCAGATAGCAACTGTAATTCAAGGCAAAGATAAACCTACCTATTCGCCACACCAGGAAGATGGAGATATGTGCATTGTGCTCAATGCAAAAGATGTATCTGTTACAGGAAGAAAAATGACCGATAAATTTTATCGCTGGCACACTGG ATACATTGGCCACTTAAGAGAAAGGAGCTTGAAGGACCAGTTGGTAAAAGATCCAACAGAAGTGGTTCGTAAAGCTGTCTTGCGCATGTTACCACGCAATAAATTGCGTGAT GGTTCCTTCAGGACCGTGACCGCAAGCTCAGGATATTTGCGGGAAGCGAACATCCATTTGTCGATCGTCCTTTGGAACCTTACGTGA
- the LOC104000449 gene encoding uncharacterized protein LOC104000449 isoform X1: protein MAVATQTFKGNLKKALAGLRRIDLDGLRWRVFDAKGQVLGRLASQIATVIQGKDKPTYSPHQEDGDMCIVLNAKDVSVTGRKMTDKFYRWHTGYIGHLRERSLKDQLVKDPTEVVRKAVLRMLPRNKLRDDRDRKLRIFAGSEHPFVDRPLEPYVMPPRKVREMRPRARRALIRAQIKAEKGSAGPIVKNKK from the exons ATGGCAGTTGCAACTCAGACATTTAAGGGAAACTTGAAG AAAGCACTGGCTGGACTGAGGAGAATCGATTTAGACGGTTTACGTTGGCGAGTATTTGATGCAAAAGGCCAG GTCCTTGGAAGATTGGCATCTCAGATAGCAACTGTAATTCAAGGCAAAGATAAACCTACCTATTCGCCACACCAGGAAGATGGAGATATGTGCATTGTGCTCAATGCAAAAGATGTATCTGTTACAGGAAGAAAAATGACCGATAAATTTTATCGCTGGCACACTGG ATACATTGGCCACTTAAGAGAAAGGAGCTTGAAGGACCAGTTGGTAAAAGATCCAACAGAAGTGGTTCGTAAAGCTGTCTTGCGCATGTTACCACGCAATAAATTGCGTGAT GACCGTGACCGCAAGCTCAGGATATTTGCGGGAAGCGAACATCCATTTGTCGATCGTCCTTTGGAACCTTACGTGATGCCACCTCGTAAAGTGCGGGAGATGAGGCCCCGGGCTAGGCGTGCACTAATTCGGGCGCAGATAAAGGCAGAGAAAGGCAGCGCCGGACCAAtcgtaaagaataaaaaataa